The Carettochelys insculpta isolate YL-2023 chromosome 23, ASM3395843v1, whole genome shotgun sequence genome has a window encoding:
- the LOC142001094 gene encoding guanylin-like, with product MKALLSAAVSVHTVHDCVMVKVGEFSVPLESVKKLKDLQDSPVAKRPQQRSARASRVCDSPDLPKELQHLCADPHADVNFEELNRIALSPALCEICAYAACTGC from the exons ATGAAGGCTCTTCTGTCCGCAGCTGTGTCTGTGCACACTGTGCATGACTGTGTCATGGTCAAG GTGGGGGAGTTCTCAGTTCCCCTGGAATCTGTGAAGAAGCTGAAAGACCTCCAGGACAGTCCTGTGGCCAAGCGTCCTCAGCAGCGCAGTGCCAGAGCCTCCCGCGTGTGTGACAGCCCTGACCTTCCCAAGGAGCTCCAGCACCTGTGTGCCGACCCGCACGCAGACGTGAATTTTGAGGAACTAA ACCGCATCGCCTTATCCCCTGCACTCTGTGAGATCTGTGCTTATGCTGCCTGCACTGGCTGTTAA